One Glycine max cultivar Williams 82 chromosome 6, Glycine_max_v4.0, whole genome shotgun sequence DNA segment encodes these proteins:
- the LOC100810419 gene encoding nucleolar protein 12, producing the protein MVGGGSRRDEGSLVLNNTNVFAALDTLKKKKKSDKEKKSKGSSTKSQAQSAKAEAPVFWAPAPLNAKSWADVDDEDDDDYYATTAPPQSVWGVSEPHHSKEDKHGNFEESESEEDILDEGDDEVEEEHDHEPEESLKPEHEVKKDTEVPLPPPKETERQLSKKERKKKELAELEALLADFGVAPKQSNDGQDESQGAQDKKGVETDGDGEKKENVPAESKTSKKKKKKDKASKEVKESQDQPNSSDTNNGPDLATGAENVEDTSTVDVKERLKKVASTKKKKSSKEMDAAARAAAQEAAARSARLAAAKKKEKNHYNQQPVR; encoded by the exons atggtggGAGGTGGAAGCAGGAGGGATGAAGGGTCGTTGGTGTTGAACAACACGAACGTGTTTGCAGCGCTGGATactctgaagaagaagaagaagtccGATAAGGAGAAGAAGAGCAAGGGCTCGTCGACGAAATCGCAGGCCCAGTCCGCGAAGGCTGAGGCCCCAGTGTTTTGGGCCCCGGCGCCGCTGAACGCCAAGTCCTGGGCCGACGTCGACGACGAGGACGACGACGATTACTACGCCACCACGGCGCCGCCCCAATCGGTGTGGGGCGTTTCTGAACCTCATCACAGTAAGGAGGACAAACATGGGAATTTTGAG GAAAGTGAGAGTGAGGAAGATATTTTGGATGAAGGGGATGATGAGGTTGAGGAAGAGCATGATCATGAACCAGAAGAATCTTTGAAACCTGAACATGAGGTTAAGAAGGATACTGAAGTCCCTTTGCCGCCACCAAAGGAGACAGAAAGGCAGCTCTctaaaaaggaaaggaagaagaaggaacTTGCAGAACTTGAGGCTCTTCTAGCTGATTTTGGAGTGGCGCCAAAACAAAGTAACGATGGTCAAGATGAGTCTCAAG gtgcTCAGGATAAGAAAGGTGTTGAGACTGATGGAGatggagaaaagaaagaaaatgtcccTGCAGAATCCAAAACttccaagaagaagaagaagaaggataaAGCTTCCAAGGAGGTGAAAGAATCTCAAGATCAACCCAACAGTTCAGACACAAACAATGGGCCTGATTTGGCCACAGGCGCTGAAAATGTGGAGGATACATCTACTGTTGATGTGAAAGAGCGTCTCAAGAAAGTTGCTtctacaaagaagaagaagtccAGTAAAGAAATGGATGCTGCTGCAAGAGCTGCTGCTCAAGAGGCTGCTGCAAGGAGTGCAAGGCTTGctgctgcaaaaaaaaaagagaagaaccaTTATAACCAGCAACCCGTCCGGTAA